AGGAATGGCTGATTCCGTCCAGAGCCTTGGCGTACCTGTTCTTCATACGTTCCATGGCCTTGTCAATGAAGATATCCATTTTCTGCATGTAGTACTTTGGATTGGGGCGTGTCTGGCCGATGTCGAGCACATGAAATATATCGAGATGTGCGTCATTGGTCCGGGCGAGTTGCGTGGCGTAGCAGAGTGCTGAATCCGATGGAGTAGAGAAATCAGTCGCCATGAGAATTCTTTTGATGTCAGCGCCTTTTGGCATTTCATTGGTCACGACCATGACCGGGCAAAACACGTTGGAACAGACTTTGCGAATGGAGGTATTCACCACGCCCCACATACTGTCCGGGCGGTGGATGGCAGAGGTGTGGTGCCCCATGACAATCAGGTCAATCCCTTCAGAGTGGATGATTGTGAGCAGCCGTTCGTCTACGGAGCCGGTGACGACCCTGATGGAGTGTTTGGGAATACTTTTAAGGTCGTCGGCATAGTATTCAGCGATTTTTTTCCGAGTGGATTCGATAAGTTCTTTTTCCGGGATAGTTTCCTCAAAGGAACACCATGCATCTTTGCCAATGGGCATGGCATGAAACAGGATCAGCTCGGCTCCGCGCTTTCGGGCGAGGTCAAAAGCCGCTTTCGGAGCGGTTTCCGTATTGATCTGAGGGGTCACTGCCAGGAGTATTTTTTTGAACATGTCGTCTCCTTCGCGTTGTCAATGTGTGGTGTCTGCGCTCCATCAATCGACTTTGACGGTTATCCATTTTTACTATCGCAATTTCACAGGAGTAGGGCAAGTAATATCAGATGACTGCGCCCAGTGCCACCTTTGACGCTGAAAAAAGAAAAGCCCTGCAGAAGCAGGGCTTTTCCATGACTCTTTTCATACGTATTATTGTGCGCTGTCGGTGTTCTCACCTGCTTCGTGCTTCTTCTCGGCATTTTCCAGAAATTCCAATGCACCCAACCCTGCTTCCACCGGGTTGACGTGGACACCTACGCTGACAGAACTGGATGATGAATGCTGGGACATGGAGCCATCATCATTGTAGTGGGTGGAGGTGTGGGAGTGGTGACTCACTTCTTTTTCCGTGCCTATGGTGGGAGCGGCAACAGCGGCTTCCTTCAGGACTTCTTCTCCCACACCTGCGGGGTCTTCTTCGATTGCAGAGCCGATTGTGGCCGGTTCAGTGGTTTTGATCGTGGCCTGCTGAGACGGTGCGGTTGTCGCGGCAGAGGTGGAACCGCCAACGGGGACCAGTGATACCACCACAGAACTCGGAGTGAGAACATAGGCATTGCCGCTCGCCTCGTTCTGTTCGGCAGAGATGAGTGCGCCCGCAATTGACCCTTCGATGGAGCTGCCCATGGATGAGCTGGACATGCCAGACTGGACGGCATCCCGGGTTACGCCTCCGGTGTCGTACTTCTGGGATATCTGAACATCGGCTTGCTGAAAGCCGTCTTTCTTCAGTGTGAGTATGTGCGCCTGGGTTTTTTCAAGTTTTACGGTACAGGGTGTGGTGCACGTCTGCGTGCCATCTGCATAAACCACTGCACCGCTCGGGTTGCTGGAAACCGGAATGTTCTGTGTGGCTACACCGCATCCCATGAGGGGAAGTGCCATCAGAGTGAGAGACAGGAAAATTCGAGAAAATCTAATCATTATTCCTCCATTGATGATAATGTAGCCTTATAGGTCATGACTTTGAACAGGGCAATAAAAAGTCGTGTCATCAAGGCTTGACCGGCTGCCGCTTCTTGAGTTAGGTAGGGTTTATTCCGTATATCAAGATATCCTGATATAGAGAAAAAAGATGGAAATAATTAAATATTGCAAAGCATTGTCTGATGATACTCGGGCGCGACTGGTCAACGTTCTTCTGGAATATGAACTGAATGTTGGCGAGATAGTACAGGTTATGGAGATGGGGCAGTCTCGTATTTCCCGTCATCTCAAGATCTTGTCCGAGTCTGGTCTGGTGGACGTTCGACGAGATGGATTGTGGGCCTTTTACAAGGCCAGTGGAGAGGGGCAGGGACGTCTGTTCCTTGATGGTGTCAGAACACTGATGGCCGGAGAGTCGGACTTGCAGCGTGATCGCAATCGAGCTGACAGAGTAATCCGTGAGCGGACAGCCGCTACCCGGCAGTTTTTTGATGACATTGCGTCGGATTGGGATCGCATGACTGCCGAAGTCCTCGGCGACCTCAATCTGGGCGAGGAAATCCAGGCCCGGTTGCCCCGGTGTTCGTGTGCAGCCGATATCGGTTGCGGTCCGGGTGATATGCTCGAAATTCTCTCCAGAACATCGGACATGGTTATCGGTGTCGATAACTCGCCCAAGATGCTAGAACTGGCCGAGGAACGTTTTTCTGAACATGCGGGAATGTCACTGCGTATCGGCGAGATGACGCATCTTCCCCTGCGGGATTGGGAGGCGGACTGCACGGTTGTGTCTTTGGTGCTGCATCACTTGGCACGTCCCATCGATGCGCTCAAGGAGGCGGGCCGTGTTCTCAAGATCGGCGGGCGCCTGATTATTGCGGAGTTCGACCAGCACGAGAACGAGCTGATGCGGAGCGAATACGGTGATCGTCGACTCGGTATCCCGAGG
The genomic region above belongs to uncultured Pseudodesulfovibrio sp. and contains:
- a CDS encoding universal stress protein; amino-acid sequence: MFKKILLAVTPQINTETAPKAAFDLARKRGAELILFHAMPIGKDAWCSFEETIPEKELIESTRKKIAEYYADDLKSIPKHSIRVVTGSVDERLLTIIHSEGIDLIVMGHHTSAIHRPDSMWGVVNTSIRKVCSNVFCPVMVVTNEMPKGADIKRILMATDFSTPSDSALCYATQLARTNDAHLDIFHVLDIGQTRPNPKYYMQKMDIFIDKAMERMKNRYAKALDGISHSYHCWEGIPYSEILKQARWVDADVIVMAQYSSSEEPTQPSIGSTTIQVALSPGCPAIIVNYRPRACL
- a CDS encoding PEGA domain-containing protein, with protein sequence MIRFSRIFLSLTLMALPLMGCGVATQNIPVSSNPSGAVVYADGTQTCTTPCTVKLEKTQAHILTLKKDGFQQADVQISQKYDTGGVTRDAVQSGMSSSSMGSSIEGSIAGALISAEQNEASGNAYVLTPSSVVVSLVPVGGSTSAATTAPSQQATIKTTEPATIGSAIEEDPAGVGEEVLKEAAVAAPTIGTEKEVSHHSHTSTHYNDDGSMSQHSSSSSVSVGVHVNPVEAGLGALEFLENAEKKHEAGENTDSAQ
- a CDS encoding metalloregulator ArsR/SmtB family transcription factor; protein product: MEIIKYCKALSDDTRARLVNVLLEYELNVGEIVQVMEMGQSRISRHLKILSESGLVDVRRDGLWAFYKASGEGQGRLFLDGVRTLMAGESDLQRDRNRADRVIRERTAATRQFFDDIASDWDRMTAEVLGDLNLGEEIQARLPRCSCAADIGCGPGDMLEILSRTSDMVIGVDNSPKMLELAEERFSEHAGMSLRIGEMTHLPLRDWEADCTVVSLVLHHLARPIDALKEAGRVLKIGGRLIIAEFDQHENELMRSEYGDRRLGIPREKMIDWLGKARFEVKAVTEFTVNMGLVVVLYEAEKK